ttttgtgaattgcatgtatactcttttagttgtgaattttttgtaaaatcagtaataatgttttccaagatgtattaaatgtgctaacaatgtgtttacacatttacaaatcaatgaaataatagacttcagtagcctttttcttatctttggatctctcatatgcaataataaactccaatggcctttttctcatcttaataaacaagaatgttggtagcttcatattgatacaacattttaagaagcattttaaccctttttccaactcataacaatagtcatcattattgtctataacaataaacttaagagatggaaacaaacaatagtaactagtcaaagcatatcatattttttataagtttgcattgaaaaacttagtcaaatttagtaaaactaagagagagaacatattttgtaaatatgagttttacatatcttgaagttacttatcactcttaaaaatacaagttattcaaaaactaacgtagaagacttaaaaactagtggagaagacgcagacgacttcaatctaagttgtctagacgactaaactatacgtcgtctggtcaacgcagaggttatttttgcaattgactttgaaatatgatatttcggacgactgaaagttaagtcgtctactattgtttggttataaaaaaaactccaaaaaagctagacgacttacatttcagtcgtcagaggttagttttgcatttgactggattatttcagaagtttgactttttggacgacttacatttcagtcgtctagtgaaaattaaaataataatattttttaaaagtagacgacttacagttaagtcgtcataggttagttttgcaattgaaaaaaaaacttcaagatttaattatatacagacgacttataattcagtcgtccacgagacgactgaaatgtaagtcgtccaggatttacgaggtttgaccagaatctcgaaaaaaaatcctggacgacttacaattaagtcgtctggtggacgactgaattataagtcgtctgtgtataattaaatcttgaagtttttttttacaattgcaaaactaacctatgactacttaattgtaagtcgtttactttaaaaaaaatattattattttaattttcgccagacgactgaaatgtaagtcgtctggggaagtcaaacttctgaaattatccactcaaatgcaaaactaacctatgaggactgaaatgtaagtcgtctaggttctttggaattttttttgaaaccaaacaatagtagacgacttaactttcagtcgtctcaggttacagatttcaaagtcaattgcaaaaataacctctgcgttgaccagacgacttccaggtaagtcgtctacagccagacaacttccaggtaagtcgtctacagccagacgacttcccaagtaagtcgtctgacgaacagatctggaaaaaaactcgatgtcataccttaaattggtgagataagttccttagcatacataaggcttctccaagcacacagaatcacaaacgaaagtcacccacccataatcgttagcttctatgactctatgaaccataaaaattttagaatcaaaatcttgggttttttagctcattgtggagggaaagtgagagatatgttgtgtttagttcacaagaatggaaaaagaagaagggtaaatcgattttgggagcattaagagcttcaaattggttgttcatggtggttgtggtattgatgacaatggcaatcttgtaattacttgaagatgatgagggtgagagagtaaaaatgtcattttcgaaagaaaaaaaaaaattgatggcattttcgtaaattatatgaacttgtggggtgaatagggcaaaaccaattttcaaaaaaaatggaggttagttttgtgtttgactttaagttgtaggtcaattttgcaaaaacccCTATTATTTAGTTGTAAGgtacatcaatactattaaaagggaaggattttgaaaaaatctatttatgaaagttgtttggacctattacttttaaatttttttggactTACCCTGTATATTATAACAATAATTGACAAACTTTTTAACCCTATAGACCCCTGATTTTTAATCTAACCATGCAAactgtatatattattatttatacataACCACTAAAACAGATTGCTAAACCACCCTACCCAAACAAAATACATTAcatgaaccaaaaccaaaacacaaCCAGGTTAGCGAAATATTAAGGCCATGAATGTTAGATACTTAAGAACATAACTTAAAAGCGTAAATACTTAAGAACATaacttacaaaaatatatgtgaataaaacattctttttaaaatctaactTTTAATAATGGAACATATGTCTCTGATACTTTTATTAAATAGGAAAttgtagtttatatttatattataggtacttttataaaaaaaattttaaaaatattctattaatACTTGGTTTAATAATTGGTAGTTTGATTGGTTAATATACATACGATTAAATGTTACATAAATCGTTACTAATAACACTATATTTATTCCAGTTTCAATTTTCTATACTATTTTTACACACAAATGAATCTTCAAACACATTTCGAACAAACTTCAAAAACGGAAACGCGTGATCAAATTTCTTACAAATTAATTGTGCTTATGCAAATGACCTATATATTAGTGAAATAATCTTCAAGATTATATGATTCAAAcactaaattttataattatgaaaagcaaaacaaaaccaaacccgcgctttcaagcgcgggtcaaaatctagtcaatactattaaaacagaaggtCTTTTTTTTAGGTATCCTTcagtttcaacaatatttacaGATCTTTGCCactgaaatatttaaaacctatgatttaaattaaattctaaattttcttttatttatacaaCAGAAAATCTTAAAATGAATCAACACGTTATTAAAGTAAACCGACTTACCCAACGAACGTAAACCAACCAACATacttaacaataaaataaagtgTTGTGCTGGTTCAATCCATCGAAGTATACATGATTCTATATACTTAACACGTCTTTAACTTGATATCAAGTATATAAACAAACAATTTACTTTTTGGAAAAAGGATACAAACAATTTACAGCTTTCAATTCCTATAGGATACCAATTCAAATGTTCTATAGAAAACTAAACCGATGTTGGTATGAATAAAATCATCCATATATCACACTTAAAGAAACcaatataaacaataaatattaaatatatgaacGAAATAGGTGCGGGAATATTCATTAAGAACAGTTAATATTTTCCTAATTAAATGGTCGATAAGATATTTATAATAATCATATTTTTCATAGCAATCAATTAAATGCATCAGTTTCGGAATGCTAACTAACAATacctttaattttttaaataaaattagaaagatcTTCATAACTAAATAATTAAGTCGACAGCAAGAAACAATTATACATGAACAAAATGACTAATcctattagaaaaataaatgaatttataAGGGTTTGAGATTTAAAAAAGGTCGGTTAAAAAAGAGACGGATTCAAATACATGacagatttatttattttaaaatattatttttaaaaacaattaattataaactttctgtattttttttttaattcaccTTTCGtattgaaacataaatattctaaaaaatttgttttatcatGTAATCTAAGAAATATGTCAttgcaaatatttttctttacaaTTTCATTTATGATAATAATGTGAAAGCTATTTTtcaataatgtattttttcctattataaaaaatattaataaaatctttaaatatttttaataatatagttatTTGAATTCGGAATTATTATtaacaatattaaaattattatgatctatatacatatttttattttataatattatgtctggaaaataagcaaaaaataattaatcctTGCAGACTAACATTTTTAGGTGTAAGCATTCAGTAAAAAGTTATTATATAGAACTAAATGATAATCAAATTAGAAACAAATGATCTAAACGGGTTTGAAATTTAAAAGGTCAAAAAGACGGGTTTAAACATGATagatttatctattttaaaatttgtgacAAAGTGATATAGACATTTTTAGAGGTGGGCGTTCGGACTACCATTCGGGTTTGGATCGGGTCTATtcggattttagattttaaggGTAAGATATTTTAGCCCCATTtggatttttataaattttggttcgggtttggttcagatctttgcgggttcggataacccgtttaaattattttaaattttttaaaattttatatactttaaatttcttaaaatctaaaaaataaaataatatataacataaaattttgaGTAATGTATGCCAAGATACCTAAACCTAACATAAAAATTGGTCTGCATTGCTTATTTGGTTagataatcaatatatatattgagtaatTGGTTTTTTAAGTATAGTTTAGCTACATTAGATATTTACAGACTATTTCtataaattttcaaacattTTGGACAACTTCAAAATATTCTATACATTTtggatattaaatataaaatagctaatatattcaagtatataaatctaattCGGATACTCGAAATATTTTTGTTCAAATTGGATTTGGTTCCGgatctctagataccaaaattttaaatatttttgcatATCTAACAAATTTCGGCTAAGGTTCAATACTACTTTCTCGGATCGGATTCatttcggttcttcggattcggATTTTTTGCGCAACCCtaaaatttttaagaattttgacaACATAAAATATTCCGCGCTTCAAAAGGTGTCGGTAAAAAAGGAGACGGTTTTAAACATGACAGATTtatctatattaaataatagttattaaaattttaattataaaatttctgtatttttttaattaaaatccatctttctttttgaaacataaatattctATTAAACTTTTTTATCATGTAATATATGTCATTTCAAATATTTCTCTTTAGAATTTCATTTATGATaataatgtgaaatatatttttaaccaatttagttataccaatttttatatttttcaataatatatttttttcctattataaaattgaatcttaatatttttaataatatatttatttgcattcaaaattattattaataatatttcaattattataatctatatgcatattttattttataatattatgtttgataaataaataaaaaatcaatcttTGTGTACTAACatttttattagtattttttcagtaaaacatatttttatacaaaactaAATAGTTAATTCTATTAAAAAAGGATCAAAACGGGTCTGAAATTTAAAACGAATCTGTCAAAAATGAGACGAATCTAAATATGAGAAATTAACCTATTTTAACTCAcgataaaaaaagatttatctattttaatatttgtgactGAAGTGacatagatattttttttggtttttcacaACGTAAAAATCCCGCCCTttaaaagcgcgggtcaaaatctagttgtatTTTACAGTTAGAGTTTTTTCTGACTATTTcattaatatgtaaatatttatcaaGTATGAGATgctttaaataacatatatttaatttttattatagtcaaatatattttccccaatatactaaatttaaaaagtaaattcatattacaattttaaggcTTTCAAATACAAGTAAATTTGTTACGAGAtagattatataaataaattatttatttttctaaaattatataagtttttttaattatttatactttaaaaatcttctataaaaaatacattggtataaatttttaattttcagtaaatatttttttaataaaaattaattttgcgCTTAGAAGGTGCGGattaaaatcttatatatatttagttgttACATTAATCACCTAAGCTTAAATATTTGTTTGAAAAtggtttattttggtttaatattaaaaacaaatggTACACCATTCCGCGAAGAGAGAATGTGAAAAGCCTCTGTGGCCACACGTGTGGAAATCTGGTGTGGTGTGGATTCGAATTCGGGTCCTTTGGAGATCCACATAACGCGTTGACCACTCGATCACGGACGCGTGGCTTTCGTTTAATACTATGCATATCGTAAAGGCTTTCGTGAACTTGTTTTTGTCAACCtatataaaatgataattataaaatgataaatataggGTTTTTTAAAATAGGGTTTTTTTAAATAGGGTTTAGTTATAGGCTAACACTAAATTTGTTGTTTTGTTATTCTTTAGTTTGTTACGTTAATCCACTTTTTGGAAAAGAAGTTAGTAACGTAtagaaaaaactaaataataacaCACAACAAAAACTTACCTTGAAAGTTCGTTTCAAAATTGTTTATTTCAGTTTAGTACTAGCATATCGTAAAGGCATTCATGGACTTGTTTTTGTGAacttaaataaaatgttaaataattttttcactttatcAAAATTTCTGTTAAGTTGTGATGGTCATCAAACCTTATCGTAATATAGTTTAACCATTAAAAGAGGGTTTAGAGTTTgtgttttgggtttagattCATCCTTTAGGGAATAGAAGAACATTTCGTGTGAGTCGAATGTAATGTCATTTCTGATTTAAGCTTAGCAACGTTTGAAAACTAAAAGCTTTAGTTCATATCGTGCTTTGCTTAGAACAATGCAGCAACTGTatataaaaaagagagaataaaGGGATATCAGCGTGAGATAACAAAAGATTTCATAGATAGGATCATGCTTTAACAGAATAGATACATCTaacctaaaaatatttcaataatatcttaaaatCCTTTTCTCTATATAAGCCATATAGTCGGGCATCCATTTCTCACAAATTATTCCCCACAAAATAAAAACCATGAAAAGCTCCATCGTCCTAGTGGCAGCAGCTATCCTCTGCATCGTCGCTTTTCCTACCGCAACCGTCGGCAAGAACCTGAGATTCGGGCTAAAACCTACCCAAGGATGGCCACATCCGTCGGAAGCCTCAACAAACCAGATGTTTATGAGCACTTCCCAAAAGTTTAACTATGGGGACTCTAAAGTTTGGAGATGTACTTATAGCAACGGGTCTGCTCCTGCCATTTCCATTTCCATTTCTCCGCCAACTCCAACAATGCCGTCACCGTCAACACCAACTACTCCGTCTCCTTCGCCACCCACTCCCAAAACGTCTCCGCCGCCACCTACACCATCTCCTCCACCTCCAACATCCAAGAAAGCTCCATCCCCATCCCCACCGCCACCGCCACCTACACCATCTCTTCCTCCTCCGACTCCAACTAAAGTTCCATCTCCGCCGCCACCTACACCATCTCCTCCACCTCCAACTCCAACGAAAGCTCCATCTCCGCCGCCACCTACACCATCTCTTCCTCCTCCGACTCCAACCAAAGTTCCATCTCCGCCGCCACCTACACCATCTCTTCCTCCTCCGACTCCAACCAAAGTTCCATCTCCGCCGCCACCTACActatctcctcctcctccgactCCAACGAAAGCTTCATCTCCACCACTGCCAAAACCATCTCTTCCTCCTCCAACTCCTAAGAAAACTCCATCTCCACCGCCGCCAACACCATCTCTTCCACCTCCAACTCCCAAGAAGTCTCCGTCTCCTTCGCCGCCAAGTgatgatgagtcatcatctccTAGCCAGCCATCAAACCCCCCTCAggagcatcatcatcatcatgagtTTCCATTGGAACACATTGGAAGATGTTATAGAAACATGGGGCAAGTTGGGTTTTGTCGGGGGCAGATGGCGATCAGTTTCTACACGAGGTTGTTTAAAGTCAGTAAGTATTGTTGCAACCTTATCGTCAACATGAAAAATGAATGCGACGACGTCATTTGGGGATACTTCTACGATCCTCACTTTGTTCCTCTTGTTCGTTGCACTTGCCACGTCTCCTTCTAGCTAGTTCTTCGCTTCTTTTCTTAGTTAGGGATTTTTATTTAATGGTTTTTTTACTTCTTTGATTCCGTTTAGTCATTCAATATTGTTGTCGTCTATATCTTATGGACGCCTCTTTTAGTACAACGTTTTAATTAATGAATAACATGGCTTTCTTTTATTGTCTTCCTAGcctgtttttttgtttacaacGAGAGATAAAAGTAGATACCAAATTTTCCCTATATTCAATCGCAGTgagaagaaatatttttttggacttAATTAAAAAGGATTTTTAGGAAACAaaactcactacaagaaaaaggaGCTATTGTTACGATTTTTTGAGACTAGATTTCTTAGTCACATATTTGTGACATAACAGACACTGATTTGTAACTGATCTTTTATGTCAAAAAAGAGTAGTTATTTGGTCACAATATTGTGACCGGTTTTGCTGTAACCAAATTATGTCACATTTAGTGACATAAAtatgacaaaaataaatgagaCAAAAAATGTGACATAATTGTAACTATGTTTATTGTTACCATGGCGACAACTATGCGAGTCTGTGACTAAAGGTTATGACTCCGTTTATATACTAAATGTTTGtgatcaaaaaattgaaaaggataacaaataaaaaatgttgtaaCTTTTCAAGCACACAATTATTTGGATGATCTTGTAAGTTTTATTTATGTAGCTCCAGTTTTAACCATAGTTTATCAttggtttcaaaaaataaaccatgatttatcatttttcttttgtgGTTGAATATGAAACCTTTTTATAGACTAATCCCTaaacttaaaccctaaacttaattttacatacaaaataattaatttgatcttttaaaatttagaaattaattctTAAACTgtaacttcaaatatatattttaaaaatttaaacctatATACTCCAAACACTTAATCCTGAATCAAATAAGTTAAGTCCAAATCTCaagtctaaaccctaaactacaTCAAACCCTATATCATAAATCTGAActtcaaatatagtttttaaactttaattgtttttaaacataacttcaaagtttgttttcttaaaaatcttaAATCCCAAGTTTTTTTAACTTAAACTTTTAACCTTACATATACTTCAAACCATATACTCATACTTAACCTTATATCTTAAGACATTAAGTCATATACATACttcaaactatttttaaatattttctaaattttaaacttaaaccTCAAACTCCAAATCATATATCATAAATTTCATTTCTAAATCTATTTTTCATATCTAGAACTATATAACATGTActctaaaacttataattttaataacactttttttttatcaacaataaaacttataataaacataaaaactaaagaaaaattaGAAACCAAAATTATATCGCTGTACGAAATGAGattagaaacaaaaactctaaaacaactaacattaaagaataaaacttgttgacaaaaaaaagaagaataaaactTATTCTGTCAGTTGAGAAATAAAGTATAACAGCCAAAAAGTTCCTATTGGCTGATTCACAAGCACAAGGATCAAGCTTTTCACCGTCGGATGAAATTGGATCCAATGGACCAAAGTTATTCCTTTTCTTCAGATCTCCATTCATATGCTTCCTTAACTGCTGGCCTCCGCATCTCCGCTCTTCTCATTCGTCAGAAGATCTCTGCTCCGTGTACCCTCGCAAGAGCTCTGCCTTCATCGCTCTCCATCTTCTACCGCCTCCGTTAATGGTcgtttattataagttttactTCCATCATCTCTCTTCTGCATGGCTTTTATTTTGGTGCAGGTTGAATAATTGGATGAGTGATCTCTCTGTCTTCCATCATTTGATGTCACGCTCGCCGTCCACCACCACTCCACCACGGTTCGACatatctctctctgtctctgtctttgtctctctctctttgaatctgatttttgtttgttttttgtaaaGGAAGGTGATGATGCagaagaagcttgatggtgGATGAGACAAGACCAGCGGTGGTCGCAGTGGCTGTTGTGCGGCGGAGGCAAGGCCAGACATGGCGGCTGCAGGAGGCAAGGCGAGGCACGCATGGCTGCTTATTTTTTTTAGGGTTGAATTGTTTTTTATGATTTGGTTTAGTTATCTAAaccgaattttattttaaaccaatTTCATTTTGTAAACCGAGTTATATTTATTTCGATTTATAGACAGTAACCAATTGAAACTGAGATGTTACTATTACTGTCATACTTTTAGACGTTTAATTATGACAAATTAATTTCATaatgaatgttacaaaatacaaaaaattgttACGCAATTATAGTAAcggataaatattatttatttcgtcattgattattatgttttgtgacTAATATTTTTACCATACGAAAGATATATTAGTTATGAATAATGACGGTTTGAGACAATATATATTGTCAGTATCAATGACGGTAATTTAATAAGTAAGAAATTGCTACAGTTCTATTACTAGTATACAATGTAACTATGTGTGACGATTTGTTACAAAAAGTCTAGTCGCAAGAAATTGTGACATTTTTGTTACTCCAGAACATTTGTGACACACGTATTGTAACCATTAATAATTGGTAACAAAAACGTAACAATGATGATATTGTTACGAATTCTTTACTATTGTGACGGAAAATTTCGTCACAATATccttattttcttgtagtgactgtTGTATCATATCTATTCCGATTCAacgataaataatattttattcttgGGTTTATCATCTAGGATGAAcctagaaaataaaacaaagtattgtcaaataatattatgtctttaaaataaaaagataaaaataaataaaaataataatagttacaaaaaaaaaatttaagatgtatctttttacaaaaatctttttttttaactactactatttttatttattttttatttttttattttaaaaacataatataacttgacaatattttatttcctttttcaaaagatatcgaatataaaataataaaatcctaTTGGTTAGTGAACTTAAACAATAAATCATAATATTAGTCTTTCATTCCAATATTCGGGGAAAGATTAATTAAGAACACAAAATGTACCACGAATatgtttcttttcatttatatatatatatatatatatatattattcaattttttttttaccttttttcttGAAAGTCTTATAATCTGCTAAATATAAGTGGATATAGTTTTCTTTTCGTGATTTTCATTCCAAGTCTTTAATTTAGTTAGATTGTGCTAATGTACaacttaacttaaaaaaaacataaaatattgtattatattacaTGTATAACAATATGCTTTTGGTATGGATATTCATTTActgaagaaataaatatttatctaaaaaGATGGTAGTGCAACGTAACAATAGGATCAACACATTGGTTAGCTCAACtgctaaaattttaatttgttgaCACTCTTAGTTTAAAATATCCTTTAGTATATTCTTAAAAGTATCCTTCAGTCAAATGCTTAAAgatatttactatatatatagtattcaGCAACTTTTAACCTGACGATCTTTTagttgtcaaaaagaaaaaaatcaaaaatctttgTTGTATAACAAACtcattttagcaaaaaaaaaaacaaaaaaaaacaaaaacaaacaaactcaTTATATACTCGAGGTTCTGTTGATGATTATTTCTGACGTCTTCGTCAATTGACTCAATATCTCAACATATCAAATAATCAAATGATTCAGAAAGGATATTCGATATATATTTTCATCCTTTTCAAAAACCGTTCAAATTTTTATTCTATTC
The Brassica napus cultivar Da-Ae chromosome A1, Da-Ae, whole genome shotgun sequence DNA segment above includes these coding regions:
- the LOC106434332 gene encoding extensin translates to MKSSIVLVAAAILCIVAFPTATVGKNLRFGLKPTQGWPHPSEASTNQMFMSTSQKFNYGDSKVWRCTYSNGSAPAISISISPPTPTMPSPSTPTTPSPSPPTPKTSPPPPTPSPPPPTSKKAPSPSPPPPPPTPSLPPPTPTKVPSPPPPTPSPPPPTPTKAPSPPPPTPSLPPPTPTKVPSPPPPTPSLPPPTPTKVPSPPPPTLSPPPPTPTKASSPPLPKPSLPPPTPKKTPSPPPPTPSLPPPTPKKSPSPSPPSDDESSSPSQPSNPPQEHHHHHEFPLEHIGRCYRNMGQVGFCRGQMAISFYTRLFKVSKYCCNLIVNMKNECDDVIWGYFYDPHFVPLVRCTCHVSF